The genomic segment ACTAAATTGGCGTGCAAAGATACAAGATTTTTTATTATAGTAGCAAACACTGCAAAAAAATAAAAAGCTCGCCTTAGTTTATTTAAGGCAAGCTTGTGAGAAGAATAGGTGCTTTTAGATAGAATCGTAGTTAAGTTGTACGTTAGACCAATTGACTACCTCCCACCAAGCATTTACATATTCTGCTCTGCGGTTTTGGTATTTGAGGTAGTAAGCGTGTTCCCATACATCTAGAACCAGAATAGGTGTAACACCCCATTGAGTAAGCTGCTGATGCTTTTCTGCTTGTAGTACTACGAGTTTGTCGTCTATTTTTCTGTGTGCTAAAATTGCCCAGCCGCTTCCTTCTACTGCGTTAGCTGCAGCAGTGAAGAGGGATTTAAAGTTCTTGTAGCTACCGAAATCTTTGTTAATTTTTTCAGCTAAGCTACCTGTCGGTTCTCCTCCTCCGCCGTTACCAGGGGGCGCCATGTTGTTCCAGAAAATACAGTGTAATAAGTGTCCTGAACCATGGAAAGCACATTCTTTCATTAAAGCTTTAACGGAACTAAAATCTCCGTTTTGAATCGCTAAGGCTAATTTTTCCTCTGCGGCATTTAAGCCATTGACATACGCCTTATGATGAATATCATGATGCAAACGCATGGTTTGCTCATCAATGTATGGCTCTAACGCATTATAT from the Bacteroidia bacterium genome contains:
- a CDS encoding superoxide dismutase; amino-acid sequence: MAHELPPLPYAYNALEPYIDEQTMRLHHDIHHKAYVNGLNAAEEKLALAIQNGDFSSVKALMKECAFHGSGHLLHCIFWNNMAPPGNGGGGEPTGSLAEKINKDFGSYKNFKSLFTAAANAVEGSGWAILAHRKIDDKLVVLQAEKHQQLTQWGVTPILVLDVWEHAYYLKYQNRRAEYVNAWWEVVNWSNVQLNYDSI